The uncultured Carboxylicivirga sp. genomic interval GTACTCTATTTTTTCAACTCAGCAAAATATTGATAGAAATATGGAATGGTTTCAATACCATTATAAAATTGCTCTAACGGATAATTTTCGTTTGGCGAATGAATAGCATCAGAACCCAATCCAAATCCCATTAAAACAGATTTTACGCCTAAAATTTCTTCAAATGTTGAAATAATAGGAATAGATCCTCCACTACGAACAGGCACTGGTTTCTTGCCAAACACTGTTTCACAAGCCTTTTCAGCTGCCTGATATGCAGGTAAGTCTATCGGGCAAACATAAGCCTGCCCTCCGTGTAACGACTCTACTTTAACCTTAACATATTCGGGAGCAATGGATTCAAAATGTTGTTTAAACATTTCTGCAATCTGCCCATGATTCTGATCCGGCACCAAACGCGATGAAATTTTAGCATAGGCTTTTGATGGCAATACAGTTTTGGCTCCTTCTCCGGTGTATCCTCCCCAAATACCGCAAACATCAAAAGAAGGCCTAATTCCGGTACGCTCATTGGTTGTATAACCTTTTTCACCCCATAACTCTTTTACATCCAATGCATTTTTGTACTCTTCTTCATTATATGGAGCCTGAGCCATCATTGCTCTTTCTTCATCCGAAACTTCAATAACATCGTTGTAAAAACCAGGAATGGTTATATGTCCATTATCATCAACCATTTGAGTTATCATTTTGGCTAAAACATTTATAGGATTTGCCACTGCTCCTCCGAACATACCTGAGTGTAAATCTCGGTTAGGGCCTGTCACTTCCACCTCCCAGTAGGCTAATCCTCTCAATCCTGTTGTAATAGTTGGAACATCCGGAGCAATCATGCCTGTATCAGAAACTAAAATCACATCTGATTTCAATAGCTCTTTGTTATCTTCACAAAACTTAGGAAGATTTGGAGAGCCCACTTCTTCTTCTCCTTCAATCAAAAACTTAACGTTACATTTTAACTGATTGGTCTTAACCAGATATTCAAATGCCTTGGCATGCATAAATCCCTGTCCTTTATCATCGTCGGCACCTCGGGCGTATATTTTTCCATCGCGAATTTCAGGTTCAAATGGAGGAGAATCCCAAAGGTTAATAGGATCAACTGGCATAACGTCCATATGACCATATACCATTACTGTAGGAAATGATGAATCCAATATTTTTTCGCCATAGGTTACAGGATTACCCTCTGTCTCCATAACCTCAGCTTTATCAGCACCTGCTTCCAACAAAATCTTCTTCCATTGTTCTGCAGCCTTAAACATATCGGGTTTGTGATCAGCAACTGAACTAATTGATGGTATTCGAATTAACTCGAACAACTCATCTAAAAATCGTTGTTTATTTTCTTCAATGTATTGTTTTAAATCTTGCATATTATTTGGCTTACTATTTATTTCTAAACCTGAAAAATAAGCATATCCGATTGAAGAACCTAGGATTTATCTCATGTTAACCATAGTTCTTTAAATTTAATCTAAATAAAAAGGCGATAATCGAATAATTCGATTACCGCCTTTAAACATTATAATTAATTTACCTATTTAATATTGTTGAAGACGTTGGTTACATCATCATCTTCTTCAAACTTAGCCAATAATTTATCAATTTCGGTTTGCTGTTCCTCGGTTAGTTCTTTTGTATCCTGAGGGATGCGTTCAAACTCCGCATTTTCAATTTCAAAACCGGCTTCTTCAAGGTATTTCTGAATAGGCCCGAATGATTCAAAGCCGCCATACACCATCATATACCCCTCATCCTCAAAAATCTCATCAATTCCGAAATCGATCATTTCAAGCTCAAGCTCTTCCAAATCGATGCCATCTTTCATCTTTACTTTGAAGTGACATTTATGCTCAAACATGTAATCAACACAGCCAGTTGTACCTAATGAACCGCCATACTTATTAAAGTAACTTCGCACGTTGGCAACTGTACGGGTTGAATTATCAGTTGCTGTTTCCACCATAAAAGCAGTACCAAAAGGACCGTATCCTTCATATACAATTTCTTTATAATCTTCAGTATCCTTACTGGTAGCTTTTTTAATGGCTCGTTCAACATTATCCTTAGGCATGTTGGCTGCCTTAGCATTCTGAATCAACACACGCAAACGGGAGTTACTTTGCGGATCAGGGCCTGCTTCCTTTACACAGATAGTAATTTGCTTTCCAATCTTTGTAAACGTCTTGGCCATTGTTCCCCAACGTTTTAATTTAGTGGCCTTTCTATATTCAAATGCGCGTCCCATTATATTATATTAATCTGGTTTTTAATAAAAATGCAAATTTAAGCCTCATTTTTTAATTTTAATACTTCTTGCAAAAATTTATTAACTTAAAAACAACAGATACACCATATATTAAGCCTTCGAGGCACTCTGAAATTTTTAGATAGCAGGTATTTTGTTACTTTTGTGAGCACAAGCGAATCAGCGCATGACGAAAAAGGATAAAAAGAAAGAACTGGCAATATTAAACCGAGATAAGGCTTTGATTAGAAAACACAAAGCTACCTTTTTACTAAATGATAAGGAGAATGAAGCGGTTGAAGCATATTGTAAAAAATACAAAATTGGCAACAAATCGAAGTTTATGCGCGAAGCTGTAATGAGAATAGTAATGGAGCAATTTTTAGAAGATTACCCCACCCTATTTGAAAAACAAGATCTGGATCGCTTAATCACATAAATTTACAGATCCAACTCTTTTTTAAGTTGAGCAACCCAATGCTCAATTCTGTAATCGCTCATATCAGGCTCATTATCCTCATCTAAAGCCAATCCCACAAAACAATCGTCAATCACAGCTTCTGATTCGGAAAAATCATAACCTTCAGTCGACCAACTTCCAATTATTTTCCAACCTTTATCTGCAATCAAATGATAAAGACTTCCCATACCATTGCAAAAAGTATCAGGATAAGTTTGCTGATCCCCACATCCAAACAAGGCAAATGTTTTGTCTTTCAAATCGAGGGATAAAAGTAAATCAACAAACATTTCAAAATCATCCTGCATATTACCCACTCCCCAGGTAGAAGTTCCTAAAATGATTAAATCGTATTTTAGTATATCACTACTCCGTAGGTCAATAACAGAACGACATTCAGCACCCGGCCAATTTTTCTGTATTTTTTCTGCTACAAAATGAGTATTACCTAATGATGATCCGTAAAATATAGCGGTTTTCATGTTTTAATTAATTGTTTTGTGAAAAACGTACCAAAACAACAAAAGGTTTAGTGTTTTTTGCGGATAAGAAAAATACCATCTCTTATAGGTAAAATCACTTTCTCAACCCGATCATCGTTTTTTACCTTATTATTAAAATCAAGTATTCCTTTGGTATAACGATCGTTCTTTTTCAACTCCTGCACAATTTTACCATCCCACAATATATTATCAGCCAATATATAACCTCCGGGAGATATTTTATCAATCAATAAATCGTAATACGCAGGATAAACACGCTTATCGCCATCCATAAAAACCAAATCGTAGGTTTTATTCAAAGTAGGAATTACGTCTAAAGCATCTCCAATAATCATCGTAATTTTTTTATCAAACCCCGATTTTTGAAGAAATGGTTTCACAAAAGGTTCCAATTCATCATTGATTTCAATAGTATCAATGTGAGAACCCTCTTTTTCAAGACCTTGCGCCATACTTATAGCCGAATAACCTGTAAATGTTCCAATTTCCAAAACATTCATGGGAGCAATCATTTGCACCAACATTTTTAATATTTGCCCCTGCACATGCCCACTTAACATACGAGGCTGCAACATTTTAATGTGCGTTTGACGGTTAAGTTCCTTCAAAACATCACTCTCTTCATCTATATGATCTAATATATATTGTTCGAGTTCGATAGAATACTCCATTCTTACTGATAAATTAAATACGACATCTGATTATCGGCCATCACTTCATTAGCGATATCAAGAAGCTCTTTTGCTGTTATGGAATCAATCTTTTTATATACCTTATCCAAACTATCAACCTGATCATACAACAAATAACTTTTACCCATATTCAGCATTAGATTCTCTCTGTTATCAGCCGATATAGCCATTTGTCCTTTCAACTGACGAATTGCTTTATGCAATTGCAATGTTCCCAGCTCCTTAGTTTTAAGCTTTTTCAATTCTCGATCTACTATAGAAAACGAACGATGCAGATTTTCCTGATCGGTGCCAAAATAAATCGAAAACACACCCGTACCATAGTAAGGAGCATAACTAGACTCTACATTATAAGCAATACCATTTTTTTCACGCAAAGCCATATTCAACCTCGAATTCATACCTGGCCCTCCCAACAAATTATTTAATAAATGAAGATGCATTCTGTTAGGATGCTTAAAATCATAGGCAACATTTCCTATTATTACGTGGCTTTGATGCGTATCTTTTTCAATTGTCAATGATTGAGGCGTATAAGGTAACACTTCTGGACGTTCATGCTGACGTAAATTTATAGGCACAGGCCCCAAATATTTCTCAGCCCAAGCCACTATTTTTTTAAATGATACATTACCAACACTGGCAAATACCATTTGATCGGTATTGTAATTTCGATTGATAAACTGCTCAATTTGTTTTTTTCCAAATGACTTTAAATGTTTAGGTGTTCCTAAAATATTTCTTCCCATTGGATCGTTGGCAAATACCATTTCTTCAAACTCATCAAAAATCAGTTCTGCTGGACTATCTTTATAGGAATTAATCTCGTCAACAATTACTTCTTTTTCTTTTTCAATTTCTTTAGCCGGAAATACCGAATTGAATGTTATATCCTGAATCAATTCAATTGCCCGCTGAAAATCCTGTTTTAGAAAAGAAGCGTAAATACAAGTTTCTTCCTTAGTTGTATAGGCGTTTAACTCTCCCCCCACATCATCTAAACGACTTAAAATATGATATGCCTTTCGCTTTTTTGTACCTTTAAAAACAACATGCTCGATAAAATGAGCCATACCATGCTCACTCTCTTCCTCATCCCTCGATCCGGTATTAATAATTAACCCACAATATCCCACATGCGACTTATCTTGCTTGTGAATGATGCGAATGCCATTAGGCAATGTAAAATTCTGATATTCCATTAAAAAATTTATGAGGCGCAAAATTACTAAATATCAAGGAAATTAGCACAGCACTTACGAAAAAGAAAAAGTAAATTTTAAAAAATGATTTTGTAGAAAGAAATCTTTCCGTATATTTGCACCGCATTTGAACGGAAATGCTCCTGAAAGCCCCGAAAAACGGGCGTTTTTAATGATTGGTGCCATAGCTCAGTTGGTAGAGCAACGGACTGAAAATCCGTGTGTCCCTGGTTCGATTCCAGGTGGCACCACCAGTCTTGAGAGACTGATTTTAGGGTTTGGTTCTGTGAGGACAGAATCAATATTAAAGGGTAAAGGGTTATTGTTCGTTATTTTTACTTCGGTAGAAATAACATGGTGCCATAGCTCAGTTGGTAGAGCAACGGACTGAAAATCCGTGTGTCCCTGGTTCGATTCCAGGTGGCACCACGCAAAAGGTTGATTTAAACAAGTCAACCTTTTTTTAACTCTTTAAAATATGCTTCTGTATAATCAGAAACATACTTACTCAATAATTATTGTCGT includes:
- a CDS encoding O-methyltransferase; its protein translation is MEYSIELEQYILDHIDEESDVLKELNRQTHIKMLQPRMLSGHVQGQILKMLVQMIAPMNVLEIGTFTGYSAISMAQGLEKEGSHIDTIEINDELEPFVKPFLQKSGFDKKITMIIGDALDVIPTLNKTYDLVFMDGDKRVYPAYYDLLIDKISPGGYILADNILWDGKIVQELKKNDRYTKGILDFNNKVKNDDRVEKVILPIRDGIFLIRKKH
- a CDS encoding pitrilysin family protein — protein: MEYQNFTLPNGIRIIHKQDKSHVGYCGLIINTGSRDEEESEHGMAHFIEHVVFKGTKKRKAYHILSRLDDVGGELNAYTTKEETCIYASFLKQDFQRAIELIQDITFNSVFPAKEIEKEKEVIVDEINSYKDSPAELIFDEFEEMVFANDPMGRNILGTPKHLKSFGKKQIEQFINRNYNTDQMVFASVGNVSFKKIVAWAEKYLGPVPINLRQHERPEVLPYTPQSLTIEKDTHQSHVIIGNVAYDFKHPNRMHLHLLNNLLGGPGMNSRLNMALREKNGIAYNVESSYAPYYGTGVFSIYFGTDQENLHRSFSIVDRELKKLKTKELGTLQLHKAIRQLKGQMAISADNRENLMLNMGKSYLLYDQVDSLDKVYKKIDSITAKELLDIANEVMADNQMSYLIYQ
- a CDS encoding flavodoxin — its product is MKTAIFYGSSLGNTHFVAEKIQKNWPGAECRSVIDLRSSDILKYDLIILGTSTWGVGNMQDDFEMFVDLLLSLDLKDKTFALFGCGDQQTYPDTFCNGMGSLYHLIADKGWKIIGSWSTEGYDFSESEAVIDDCFVGLALDEDNEPDMSDYRIEHWVAQLKKELDL
- a CDS encoding YebC/PmpR family DNA-binding transcriptional regulator; translated protein: MGRAFEYRKATKLKRWGTMAKTFTKIGKQITICVKEAGPDPQSNSRLRVLIQNAKAANMPKDNVERAIKKATSKDTEDYKEIVYEGYGPFGTAFMVETATDNSTRTVANVRSYFNKYGGSLGTTGCVDYMFEHKCHFKVKMKDGIDLEELELEMIDFGIDEIFEDEGYMMVYGGFESFGPIQKYLEEAGFEIENAEFERIPQDTKELTEEQQTEIDKLLAKFEEDDDVTNVFNNIK
- a CDS encoding dipeptidase, with translation MQDLKQYIEENKQRFLDELFELIRIPSISSVADHKPDMFKAAEQWKKILLEAGADKAEVMETEGNPVTYGEKILDSSFPTVMVYGHMDVMPVDPINLWDSPPFEPEIRDGKIYARGADDDKGQGFMHAKAFEYLVKTNQLKCNVKFLIEGEEEVGSPNLPKFCEDNKELLKSDVILVSDTGMIAPDVPTITTGLRGLAYWEVEVTGPNRDLHSGMFGGAVANPINVLAKMITQMVDDNGHITIPGFYNDVIEVSDEERAMMAQAPYNEEEYKNALDVKELWGEKGYTTNERTGIRPSFDVCGIWGGYTGEGAKTVLPSKAYAKISSRLVPDQNHGQIAEMFKQHFESIAPEYVKVKVESLHGGQAYVCPIDLPAYQAAEKACETVFGKKPVPVRSGGSIPIISTFEEILGVKSVLMGFGLGSDAIHSPNENYPLEQFYNGIETIPYFYQYFAELKK